In a genomic window of Octopus bimaculoides isolate UCB-OBI-ISO-001 chromosome 25, ASM119413v2, whole genome shotgun sequence:
- the LOC106867435 gene encoding harmonin has protein sequence FALSYSSLDLPTFVADLKTIINEPEKICLFDEIRPLVPLNQQIAYDSLCPIIPSATKKLIHLENPENGSLGFSLRGGAEHGTGVYVTSISPTSDAYRKDLRVGDEVVSVNGFYIIQAIHEEIIELINDFQEIELQIRRIGMIPFRIKASDVVRWEYVPKENIYQLSTGIDVINISPPSDLLAFCQNLKPVSPTLPNLGIIKLHFCVLFILFVRIASGPSNYKGIYIQSVKPNSLAEEAGLEIGDQILSVNETSFLDVTHSQAVMSLKTSQHLLLRVRKGAASTWIDKTNPKGQVSSGDNIYAIPQLAFSPQKNKFASSQYEAIAASNGMIDSTMYFTEESERGSQNERRELGEIDVEIANGYEEVRLPYRPDYDNEPYLPEPPIDFLTDQVSHDDDHDNNPVNSNFVLYKNPELSVSNENVAALSDNEARKMFSTKEIGGRQIRKIDIKINGSLGVALEGGANSPLEGRILVSNIYTGCVYQQGGIHVGDEILMADNVKFTGLTLIQAENILDRGERKLNQTIVFIIAVAPPKSYDEEVTYF, from the exons TTTGCATTATCTTACAGTTCCCTGGACTTACCTACATTCGTAGCAGATCTGAAGACTATAATCAATGAACCTGAAAAAATTTGTCTTTTTGATGAAATAAG ACCTTTAGTACCTCTGAATCAACAGATAGCTTATGATTCTCTTTGTCCTATAATCCCTTCAGCAACCAAGAAATTAATTCACTTAGAAAACCCTGAAAATGGATCTTTAGGATTTTCACTGCGAGGAG GAGCAGAGCATGGCACTGGTGTATATGTCACTAGCATCTCACCAACTTCAGATGCATACAGAAAAGATCTGCGG GTTGGTGATGAAGTTGTGTCTGTCAATGGATTTTACATTATTCAGGCTATCCATGAAGAAATTATTGAACTCATCAatgattttcaagaaattgagCTCCAAATAAGAc GTATTGGTATGATTCCATTCCGGAT TAAAGCTTCTGATGTTGTCCGCTGGGAATATGTACCAAAGGAAAATATT taccagctgagtactgggatcgatgtaatcaacatatcCCCTCCCTCAGActtactggccttctgccaaaatttgaaaccagtgtcaCCCACTTTACCAAACCTTGGAATAATTAAACTTCacttttgtgttttattcatattatttgtcAGAATTGCAAGTGGCCCTTCGAATTATAAAGGGATTTACATTCAGTCTGTGAAGCCAAATAGCTTGGCTGAAGAAGCTGGCCTGGAAATTGGTGACCAAATTCTATCTGTGAATGAAACCAGTTTTCTTGATGTTACCCATTCTCAA GCTGTTATGTCTCTGAAAACTTCACAACATCTTCTGCTGCGGGTTAGAAAAGGAGCC GCATCAACTTGGATAGATAAGACAAATCCCAAAGGGCAAGTTTCTTCAGGTGATAATATATATGCCATCCCACAATTGGCCTTCTCTCCTCAAAAAAACAAATTCGCAAG CTCACAGTATGAAGCAATTGCAGCATCAAATGGAATGATAGATAGCACAATGTACT ttACAGAGGAATCTGAACGTGGTAGTCAAAATGAGAGACGGGAATTAGGAGAAATAGATGTTGAAATAGCCAATGGCTATGAAGAAGTTCGGTTACCATACAGACCAG ATTATGATAATGAACCTTATTTACCAGAACCTCCGATTGACTTTTTAACAGATCAA GTTTCtcatgatgatgaccatgacaaCAATCCAGTCAACAGTAATTTTGTTCTGTACAAGAATCCTGAATTATCAGTATCCAA tGAAAACGTGGCAGCCCTCAGTGATAATGAAGCAAGAAAGATG TTTTCTACAAAGGAAATTGGTGGAAGACAAATCAggaaaattgatataaaaatt AATGGTTCTCTTGGTGTTGCATTAGAAGGTGGTGCAAACTCTCCACTGGAAGGAAGGATTCTTGTCAGTAACATATACACTGGCTGTGTCTATCAACAAG GAGGAATTCATGTTGGAGACGAAATCCTGATGGCAGATAATGTCAAATTCACGGGTTTGACTTTGATACAAGCTGAGAATATTCTGGACAGAGGTGAAAGAAAACTGAAT CAAACTATAGTATTCATTATAGCAGTTGCCCCACCAAAGAGTTATGACGAAGAAGT AACATACTTCTAA